The DNA segment ATTTTTTCTCCAGTTCCTTTCCTTTGAACAATTCATGCAGGAAAACCGCAAGGGCGGCTATCTCTGAGTGGGGCTGGCTTGAGACTGAGACATTGTAGTCGCTTAATTTGTAGAATTGCTTTGGCACCTTTTCTGCCCCAACAATTACCATAATTTTTTGGTGTTTTCTTATTTTTTTGATTTCTTTCTGGATTGCAAGCCCGTACATTGTCAAATGAACTATTTTGAATTTCTTCTTTTTGTATTCTTCTGCTTCCTTTTCATGCCTTCTTGAATAGGAAACCTTGAATTTGCCGCCCCACCTATTTACAACATCTTTTATGCTTTCAATTAATTTCTTGTCTTCTTCGCCTGAAAAAATTATTTCTCTTGCCCCTAAAGCCCTTGCAACAAGGGCGCAGTGGCTTGAAACCCTTTTGTCTCTCTCAATCCTGTGCCCAAGTCTTAAAACTGCAACTTCTTTTACCATATAATTTTATTGTTTGCTTTTCAATTTTTATTAATAACGAGTGAATCTAATGCTTGACATAAGATTGGTTAGGGAAAATCCCGAATTCGTAAAAAAGAATTTAGGGAAAAGGCAGAATCCAGAATACCTCAAAATGCTTGACGAATTAGTTGAATCAGACATGAAGTGGCGCTCTATACTTCAAGACGTGGAAGAGCTCAGAAGGCAGAGGAATGAGATTTCAAGGAAGATAACTGAAGCAATACAGCAGAAAAAGGATATTAGTGCATTAAAGCAGGAGGCAAAAGAGCTCCCTGAAAAAATCAAGAAAGCAGAAGCAGAATTAAATGAATTGGAGGAAAAGAATCATTCTGCCTTGATGAAATTGCCTAACCTGCTTGAGGAAGATGTTCCTTTTGGGAAAGATGAAAACGACAACAAGGAGATAAAGAGCTTTGGTTCAATAAAGAAGTTCTCTTTTGAATTAAAGCACCACGGCTTGCTTACAGCAGAAAAAAATCTTGCTGATTATGAGAGGGCAGTAAAGATTTCTGGAACTGGCTTTTACATCCTGAAAAACGAATTGGCCTTAATGGAATTGGCTTTGCAGCGATATGCAATAGATTTTTTGGTGAAGAAGGGTTATTCCTTGATTCTGCCGCCATTCTTAATAAAAAGAAAGCCTTATGAAGGGGTTACTTCTTTGGATGACTTTGAGAACGTAATGTACAAAATTGAGAATGAAGACAAGTATTTGATTGCAACTGCAGAGCACCCAATTATTTCAATGCACATGAATGAAATCCTCCCAGAAGAAGAATTGCCCTTGAAGTATGTTGGCTTGAGCGCCTGCTTCAGGAAGGAGGTTGGAAAGCACGGCCTGGATGAGAGAGGCCTTTTCAGGGTGCATCAGTTCAACAAGGTTGAACAGGTAGTATTCTGCAGGCCTGAGGAAAGCCGGAAATATTTTAATGAATTGATTTCAAATGCCGAATCCTTGTTTCAAAAACTCAGATTGCCTTGCAGGGTTGTTGCTGTCTGCACTGGGGATATTGGGATTGTTGCAGCAAAAAAATATGATATTGAGGCCTGGAGCCCAAGAGAGAAGAAATATTTTGAGGTTCATTCAGGAAGCAATTGCACTTCCTATCAGGCAGTCAGGCTGAATGTAAAGTATAGGAAAAAGAATTCAATGGACAAGGAGTATGTGCACACATTAAATTCCACTGCAATAGCCACAGGGAGGGCTCTCAGGGCAATAATTGAAAACTTCCAGACAGAGAAAGGCACAATAAAAGTGCCTAAAGTCCTGCAGCCTTACATGAACGGAATCAAGGAAATCCCCTCAGAGAAAAAAGCAAAGCCCATGAAAGGAAAAGCTAAAAAGAAAGCAAGGAAAAAATGATTTCACAGGCATTCTACTTCAGTTCTTGTTTTTAAACAGAAAAAATCTATTTTTATTATATGCTTTTATCTGAAAACAGAATTGGTGAAATAGTTAAATTAAGAAGAGAGGGCCTTGCGTACAAAAAGATTGCAAGGTATTTGAACCTTAGCAGTGCCACTGTTTATAAGTACGCCAGGAAAATCAAACTTCCCACAGAAAAATTGGTCAAATTAATAGAAAATGAAGAATTAAACAAAAAAAGATTTTCAGAAAAATATGCTGTTGAAAAGGAAATAAAGAAACCAGAATTAAATGAAGAGTTAGCAACTATTTTAGGGCACTTATTTTTTGATGGAAGCGTCCAGAAACCAGTTAACTCAAAGTACAGGATTGATTACACCAACTATTCATTTGGATTAATAAGAAATTTCAAGAGATTGATGTTCAAATTGTTTGGATTAAATCCAGCAAAGATAAGAGTTTTTTACAGGAAAACAAAATATTTTGGTGTACAATTTTACTCGAAAAAAACTTGGAGCTTCCTTAAACAATATTCTAACTCGTTCAGCACTAAAGAAAATATTGGTGTTCCATTCCAAATTATGAATGCAAACAAAAAAATAAAAGCTGCTTTTCTAAAAGCTTTTTGGGATGACGAAGGGGCTATTTGTTATGACGGAGAATTGAGCGCGAGCTCTAAGAGTGAAAAGATGATTAATGATTTGATTGAATTGCACAATTCTTTTGAAGTAAGCTGCCGTAAAACAAAATCACACGAAGTTTACTATTTAAGTATACGCAGGAATAAAAACAATTACATTAACTTTTCTTCTAGAATAGGTTTTACTTTAGGTAAAGTTTCCAGGGGATACAATAAAGGTAAATTTAAAAATAACATATTGACCCAATTTATTAAATCCCATAATTGGGCCCGTAGCTCAGTTGGCAGAGCATTGGCCTTTTAGGAAAGGCAAGCATTATTTTTGTTTTCTTTCACATGTAAGCCAAGGGTCCCGGGTTCGAATCCCGGCGGGCTCGATAAATTATAATGAGTGGAAAAATGGAGCAGCAGAAAGGTGTTAGGGTAGGCATTGGCGTAATGATTCTGAAAAACAATAAAGTGCTTTTGGGTAAAAGGCATCTTGACCCAGAAAAGGCTGACAGCCTGCTGCACGGAGAAGGCACTTGGACAATGCCCGGGGGAAAGCTTGATTTCGGGGAAAGCTTTGAGGAAGGTGCATATAGGGAAGTCTTGGAAGAAACAGGAATTAAATTGAACAAGAAAAAATTAAGGATTGTAAGCATTACAAACGACAGGGTAACAGATGCGCACTTCATAACCATTGGATTGCTTTGTGAAGACTTTTAGGGTGAACCCAAAGTAATGGAGCCAGATGAAATAACTGAATGGAAATGGTTTCCTTTAAACAATATCCCCAAGCCAATTTTTTTTCCAACTGAAAAGATTTTAAAGAACTATACTGCCAAACAGGTCTACAAGCATTAATAAAAAAATTCAAGGGAAATGTGCTTGCGGCTTCTTTTAAAAAGAGAAAAAATGTTAATTATATAATGAATGAAGAAATTAATGCTTCTGAATGTGAACTTATAGGTGCTATAATCGGTGATGGTCACATCCACAAAAAAGGCCCTAAATATTATGTTGGGGTTACGGGCAATATTCAAACAGATAAAAAATATTTTGGTTATCTCTCTAATCTTATCAAAAAAACATGGAATAAATCTCCACAAATAAGAAAGAGGGCTGGCGGGCTAAGATTAAGATTTTACTCTAAAGAGGTCGTAGAGAGACTTATTAAAAAATTTAGTTTGCCTTTCAATTTAGGCAAATGTTACAAAGTTAAAATACCTGACGTAATTGCTTCTGATTGGGGGTTGTTGAGGCACACTATTAGGGGAATTGCTGATACTGATGGTTCAGTTTTCACTGCAAATAAACCCGGTTCACCAAATTATCCTTCTATTGAAATAACTACAACAAGCAGATTTTTAGCCAGTCAATTAAGGAATATTTTGAACAAACAAGGATTTAAAGTGGCAAAAATATGGGGCTACAAATCAAAGGTGTCGCGTTATCCTGCTTATAAAATTCCTTTAAATGGCAGGAAAAACCTTGAAAAATGGCTTAAAGAAATAGGTTTTTCAAATCCATATAAACTAAATAAAGCCTTGAATGCCCTTTGAATAATAAACTTTATATTGATTTCACAGCCAATATTTTTATTATACGGGAAGGTAGCTCAGTTCGGGAGAGCACACGATAGACTCAAGTCATTATTTTGGTTTGGTTTATGTGAAGCTGAAGCTCAGGATTGGGCAGAGACCGTGGTGTCGCGGGTTCAAATCCCGCTCTTCCCACCATTTTATTTTATTTTAATCCAGCCTTCTCTTTCATCAACAATTTTTATTCCTAATTCCTTTTCTTTTAATTTTAGATTTTGAATTATTTCTTTTATTGCTTCGTGTTTTACTGCTCTTATCTTAACCCAATTTATGTTTTTAACGGACTTTGCTTTCTGAATAAAATTTTCTATTATTTTTAGGGCATAGCCTCTACCACGATATTTTTCTGATACATAAACAGAAAAAACATGCAAAGAATTGCCGTGCCTTTGAAATGCCGTATGCCCAATTATTTTCCCTTTTATTTCAGCTAAGAGAACATCGTAATTTATGGCTTTCAATTTTTTTATTAAGGTTGTTTTTGGAAGCTTCATCAAATGCCTTGTTCTTCTTCCAAATTCAGATCTTTTATCAGCGCCTTTTGCAACTTTATAAATATAATTAGAAGTTTTATTTTTAGGCCTTTTTAAATTTGAGAATAAATAGTACCTCATATTTTAAAAAGGCAGATCAGCTTTAAAAATTTTTCTCAACTTATTATGGAAGGGTTAGTATTCCGAGCACTCTTGTTGTTGGGTCGCAGTGGGGCGACGAAGGAAAAGGGAAGATAATTGACTTTCTTGCAGGGGAAGCTGATTTTGTTGTAAGGTATCAGGGAGGCAATAATGCTGGTCATACAGTAGTTGTGGAAAGCAAGACATTCAAATTGCACTTGCTTCCTTCAGGTGTAATAAGGAACAAGAGGTCCCTGATTGGGGCAGGCGTTGTACTGGACCCGAAGGTGATAGTGAAAGAGATTGAGGCCTTAAGGGAACAGGGATTTGAGCCGAACCTGTGCATTGATTTCAGGACGCAAATTATAATGCCCTATCATTGCATGATGGATTCAGCAAAGGACTCTTCACTGAAAGAAAAAAAGATTGGTACTACAGGCAGGGGCATTGGGCCGTGCTATGCAGATAAGGCTTTCAGGTCAGGCATAAGGTTTTCTGACTTGATTGAAGAAAAGAAGCTGAAGGAAACAATTGCAGCAAACTATTTTTTCTACTCTGAGTTTTTTGGTAAAGTTTTTGGTCAAGAGCTTCCCTTCACTGAAAGCGAGTTGTTTGAAGAATTCAATTCTTTGGGCCAGCAATTAAAGAAATATGCAGGGGATGTGTCAATTGAAGTTAATAAGGCGCTGAGAGAAAATAAGAATGTTCTGATTGAGGGCGCGCAGGGAACAATGCTTGACAATTCTTTTGGAACTTACCCTTATGTTACTGCCTCTCACCCAATAGCAGGAGGAGCCTGCACTGGAATTGGCTTGAGTCCCAAAAAAATTAATAGAATTATTGGGGTTGTGAAAGCTTATACTACAAGGGTGGGCGAAGGGCCTTTTCCCACAGAATTATTCGGGGAAAAAGCAGAGCACTTGATAGAGAAAGGGCTTGAGTATGGGACAACGACAGGGAGACAGAGAAGGGTTGGATGGATTGATTTGCCCTTGTTGCGTTACAGCTCGAGGCTGAGCGGCTTTGATGAAATAGCAATAACAAAGCTTGATGTATTGAATGGAATGGAAAAATTAATGGTTGCAGAGTCCTATTCATTTAATGCCGGCAAAATAGAGGAGTTTCCCCCCTATACTGCGATGCTTGAAAAAACAAAACCTAATTATGTAGAATTTGAAGGTTTTGTTTTGGGTGAAAAGGAAAAGCTTTCTGCAAGAAAAAAAGGTTTTGTTGGACTGCCTGAGGAAGCAAAAAATTATCTGAATTTCATTGAAGAAAAATTGAGTGTTCCAATCAAAATTATTTCTTATGGCTCTGAGAGAAATGATACAATTGTCAGATAAAAGGTATTAAAACTCTTTTCCACATATTTTCTTTATCTTTGGTGGGTTTATGTGTGGCATTATAGGCATTATTTCTGAAAAGGATGTATTGCCTGAACTTTATTTTGGCTTGGTTGGATTACAGCACAGGGGCCAGGACAGTGCTGGAATCCTCTCCTACAATGGAACCCTTAAGGTAAAAAAAGAGAAGGGGCTGGTAGAGCAAATTTTTTCTGAAGATGACTTAAAAAATTTGAGTGCTAACATTGCAATAGGTCATACAAGGTACCCTACAATTGGCTCTGACTTCAGGACTGACGCGCAGCCTTTCTATTTTTCTTTCCCCCACAGGATTGGGATTGTTCACAACGGGAACATAACCAATTATTTTGAGTTAAGGAAAGAATTTGATTTAAAGAAGAAGTGCCTGCATTCAACATGTGATGTTGAGGCAATACTCAACGTGTTTGCAGAAGCCTTGATGTTTATCCCTGACCCTTCAGTTGAAGACATTTTTTCTGCTGTCTCGAAAGTCTTCTCCAAGGTTAAAGGAGCTTATTCTGTTGTTGCATTGATTGGAGGGAAAGGTCTTTTAGCTTTCAGGGACCCGCACGCAATAAAACCTTTAGTGCTTCTCAAGAAAAAAAACAAAGAAAATGGTTTTGCTTTTGCTTCGGAGAGCATTGCTTTAACGCCGTGCGGTTTTGAGGTTGAAAGAAATCTCAAGCCAGGCGAGGCAGTATTCATTGACAATTTCCTTAAGGTCCATTCAAAGACTCTTTCAAATGAAGAGCCCTCTCACTGCATGTTCGAATGGGTTTATTTTGCAAGGCCTGAATCAAAACTAGAGAAAAAGGATGTCTATGAGGCAAGAAAGGAATTGGGAAGGGAATTGGCCTCGCTTTGGAAGCTGACAGGAATTGAAGCTGATTTGGTTGTTCCTGTCCCTGACACTGCAAGGAGTGCTGCGACAATTCTGGCAGAAGAATTAAGGCTTCCCTGCAGGGAAGGCCTGATAAAGAACAGGTATATAGGCAGGACATTCATTATGGGTTCACAGTCAAAAAGGGAGGACAGCGTCAAACTGAAATTAAATCCCATTATTTCAGAAATAAAAGGCAAAAAAATAATCCTTGTTGATGACAGCATTGTTCGAGGTACAACCTCAAAAAAAATTGTGGGGCTCCTGAAAGATGCAGGAGCAGAAAGGGTATATTTTCTTTCAACCTGCCCTCCGATAAAGTGCCCTTGCTTTTACGGAATAGACATGCCTTTAAAATCAGAGCTCATTGCCTCAAACAAGAGTGTTGAAGAAATAAGGAAGTTCATTGAAGCAGATTACCTGCTTTACAATACAATCGAAGGCCTTAAGAAGGCAATTGGAACAAAAGAATTATGCTGCGCTTGCCTTAACGGCAATTACCCTGTAAAGGTTTCCCAGGAAACAATAAAAGAGATAGAGCAGTCAAGAACAAAAGAAAGAGAAAAAATAAAGGAGGCCTCAAAATGAAGATTATTTTAATTGGATCAGGCGGAAGAGAACATGCCCTTGCATGGAAGCTTTCCCAAAGTAGCTCAGCGGAAAGAATTTATTGTTGCCCAGGGAATGGCGGAACAGCAATAGAACAAAAATGCGAAAATGTTCAATTAAAAAATTTTAATGAATTGATTTCCTTCTGCAAAGAAAAAAGTGTTGACCTTACTGTTGTGGGCCCTGAACAGCCTTTATCTGAAGGCGTTGTGAACGAATTCGAAAAAGAAGGCTTGAAGATCTTTGGACCAACAAAAGAGGCAACGCAGATTGAGTCAAGCAAGTCTTTTGCTAAAAGGCTCATGTCAAACAAAAGGATTCCCACAGCAGCATTTGATGTCTTTCGCGACTCGGATGAGGCAATAGACTTCATTAACGAGTATCCTTACAAGAGCCTTGTAATAAAGGCAGACGGCCTTGCAGCAGGAAAAGGCGTAATAGTGTGCAGCTCAAAAAAAGAGGCAATAAAAGCAGTGAAAGACATAATGGAGAAAAAAATTTTCGGCGAAGCAGGAGAAAAGATTGTAATAGAAGAAGAATTGACAGGAGAGGAAGCTTCAGTGCTTGCCTTCACTGACGGAAAAGACATAAAATTAATGCTTTCGAGCCAAGACCATAAAAAAATTTTTGACAACGATAAAGGCCCAAACACTGGCGGCATGGGCGCTCATGCTCCTGCGCCAATTGTAGCAGAAAAAATGAAAGAAAAATTAATCCGCCAAATTTTCAGGCCAGCAATAGAAGGCCTTAAAGAGGAAGGCATAAAATATAAGGGTGTTCTCTATGCTGGGATCATGATAAGGGAGGGGGAGTCAATGCTGCTGGAATTCAATGTAAGGTTTGGGGATCCAGAAACCCAGGCGATCCTTCCGTTGCTTGAAACAGACTTGGCTGAAATAATGAATGCGGTTGTAGAAGAAAGGCTGAATGAAGTAGAATTGAATTGGAGCAATAATTCAGCCTGTTGTGTTGTTCTTTCCTCCAAAGGCTATCCTGAAAGCTATGAGAAAGGAAAAAAGATTTTAGGTCTTGATTCAGTGCACACAGTTTCTGGAGTGAATGTATTCCATGCAGGCACAAAAATTGAAGAAAAAGAATTCCTCACAAACGGAGGCAGGGTATTGGGGGTGACAGGGATTGGCTCAGACCTAAAAGAGGCAAGGGAAAAGGCATACCAAGCAATAAAATTGATTGATTTTGATGGAATGCATTACAGGACAGACATTGGAGTAAAAGGATTGAGATGACAAAAAAATGAAGAAAGAAAAATTGATTGTTTCCTGGGACGAAATTATTCCCTTATGCAAGCAATTATCAAAAAAAATCAGGGAGTCAGAATTCAAGCCTGACGTGCTTGTGGGAATGATCAGGGGAGGCCTAATTCCGGTAAGGATTCTTTCAACTGAACTGAAATGCAATGATGTCTACTGCCTCAGGGCAAAATATTGCCGCAAGGGAAACAAGAGGACAAGGGAGGTAAGAATAATTTTGGGCTTGAACGTAGACCTCACAGGAAAAAAAATTTTGTTGGTGGATGAAATAGCAGATTCAGGCGAAACCCTGAAACTAATAAAAGACTACCTGGCTTTTTTTAATCCAAAGGAAATAAAGACAGCAGTAATCCACTTCAAGCATTCCTCAATAATTGTTCCGGATTATTTTGTTGAAAAAGCAGAGAAATGGGTTCAATATCCCTGGGAGTGAATTGGTTATATATGATTGTAGTGTTAGACTTTGGCTCTCAATACACCCACCTTATTGCAAGAAAAATAAGGGAGTTGGGCGTGAGAGCAGAAATAATGCCTTTCAGTTCCCCCATAAGAAGAATCCAACAAGCAAGCCCTGCTGGAATAATTCTCTCAGGCGGCCCGAAAAGCGTCAATGAAGCAAAATATTTGTACTGCAACAAAAAAATCTTCTATTTTGGGATTCCAATTCTAGGCATCTGCTACGGCCACCAGTTAATTGCAAAAGAATTCAAGGGCAAGGTCAGGAAAGGAAAAGCAAAAGAGTACGGCAGGGAAATAATTGAATTAAAAGAGGGAAAAATATTCAAAGGCCTTGCAAAAAAGCAGGTTGTATGGCTCTCACATGGAGATACAGTAATCAAAGTGCCAGAGGGCTTCAGTGCAATTGCCTCAACAGCAAACTGCCCTGTAAGCGCAATGTGCAATGAAAGCAAAAACATTTACAGCCTTCAATTCCACCCTGAAGTGCATCATACGCCCAACGGGAAAATCATCCTTAAAAATTTCGCTTTCAGGATATGCAAGGCAGGGAAAGACTGGAACCTTACAGGGATTGCAAAAAATTTAATTGAAAAAACAAGAAAAGAGATTGGAAACAGGAAAGCATTGATTGCCGTCTCTGGAGGCGTTGACTCCCTTGTGGCAGCAACAATTGCAAACAACGCAATAAAAGACAATTTGTTCTGCTTTTCTGTAGACAATGGTCTTCTAAGAAAAAACGAGG comes from the Candidatus Diapherotrites archaeon genome and includes:
- the purF gene encoding amidophosphoribosyltransferase; this translates as MCGIIGIISEKDVLPELYFGLVGLQHRGQDSAGILSYNGTLKVKKEKGLVEQIFSEDDLKNLSANIAIGHTRYPTIGSDFRTDAQPFYFSFPHRIGIVHNGNITNYFELRKEFDLKKKCLHSTCDVEAILNVFAEALMFIPDPSVEDIFSAVSKVFSKVKGAYSVVALIGGKGLLAFRDPHAIKPLVLLKKKNKENGFAFASESIALTPCGFEVERNLKPGEAVFIDNFLKVHSKTLSNEEPSHCMFEWVYFARPESKLEKKDVYEARKELGRELASLWKLTGIEADLVVPVPDTARSAATILAEELRLPCREGLIKNRYIGRTFIMGSQSKREDSVKLKLNPIISEIKGKKIILVDDSIVRGTTSKKIVGLLKDAGAERVYFLSTCPPIKCPCFYGIDMPLKSELIASNKSVEEIRKFIEADYLLYNTIEGLKKAIGTKELCCACLNGNYPVKVSQETIKEIEQSRTKEREKIKEASK
- a CDS encoding GNAT family N-acetyltransferase — translated: MRYYLFSNLKRPKNKTSNYIYKVAKGADKRSEFGRRTRHLMKLPKTTLIKKLKAINYDVLLAEIKGKIIGHTAFQRHGNSLHVFSVYVSEKYRGRGYALKIIENFIQKAKSVKNINWVKIRAVKHEAIKEIIQNLKLKEKELGIKIVDEREGWIKIK
- a CDS encoding phosphoribosyltransferase → MKKEKLIVSWDEIIPLCKQLSKKIRESEFKPDVLVGMIRGGLIPVRILSTELKCNDVYCLRAKYCRKGNKRTREVRIILGLNVDLTGKKILLVDEIADSGETLKLIKDYLAFFNPKEIKTAVIHFKHSSIIVPDYFVEKAEKWVQYPWE
- a CDS encoding adenylosuccinate synthase — encoded protein: MPSTLVVGSQWGDEGKGKIIDFLAGEADFVVRYQGGNNAGHTVVVESKTFKLHLLPSGVIRNKRSLIGAGVVLDPKVIVKEIEALREQGFEPNLCIDFRTQIIMPYHCMMDSAKDSSLKEKKIGTTGRGIGPCYADKAFRSGIRFSDLIEEKKLKETIAANYFFYSEFFGKVFGQELPFTESELFEEFNSLGQQLKKYAGDVSIEVNKALRENKNVLIEGAQGTMLDNSFGTYPYVTASHPIAGGACTGIGLSPKKINRIIGVVKAYTTRVGEGPFPTELFGEKAEHLIEKGLEYGTTTGRQRRVGWIDLPLLRYSSRLSGFDEIAITKLDVLNGMEKLMVAESYSFNAGKIEEFPPYTAMLEKTKPNYVEFEGFVLGEKEKLSARKKGFVGLPEEAKNYLNFIEEKLSVPIKIISYGSERNDTIVR
- a CDS encoding NUDIX domain-containing protein, translated to MEQQKGVRVGIGVMILKNNKVLLGKRHLDPEKADSLLHGEGTWTMPGGKLDFGESFEEGAYREVLEETGIKLNKKKLRIVSITNDRVTDAHFITIGLLCEDF
- the purD gene encoding phosphoribosylamine--glycine ligase gives rise to the protein MKIILIGSGGREHALAWKLSQSSSAERIYCCPGNGGTAIEQKCENVQLKNFNELISFCKEKSVDLTVVGPEQPLSEGVVNEFEKEGLKIFGPTKEATQIESSKSFAKRLMSNKRIPTAAFDVFRDSDEAIDFINEYPYKSLVIKADGLAAGKGVIVCSSKKEAIKAVKDIMEKKIFGEAGEKIVIEEELTGEEASVLAFTDGKDIKLMLSSQDHKKIFDNDKGPNTGGMGAHAPAPIVAEKMKEKLIRQIFRPAIEGLKEEGIKYKGVLYAGIMIREGESMLLEFNVRFGDPETQAILPLLETDLAEIMNAVVEERLNEVELNWSNNSACCVVLSSKGYPESYEKGKKILGLDSVHTVSGVNVFHAGTKIEEKEFLTNGGRVLGVTGIGSDLKEAREKAYQAIKLIDFDGMHYRTDIGVKGLR
- the serS gene encoding serine--tRNA ligase, giving the protein MLDIRLVRENPEFVKKNLGKRQNPEYLKMLDELVESDMKWRSILQDVEELRRQRNEISRKITEAIQQKKDISALKQEAKELPEKIKKAEAELNELEEKNHSALMKLPNLLEEDVPFGKDENDNKEIKSFGSIKKFSFELKHHGLLTAEKNLADYERAVKISGTGFYILKNELALMELALQRYAIDFLVKKGYSLILPPFLIKRKPYEGVTSLDDFENVMYKIENEDKYLIATAEHPIISMHMNEILPEEELPLKYVGLSACFRKEVGKHGLDERGLFRVHQFNKVEQVVFCRPEESRKYFNELISNAESLFQKLRLPCRVVAVCTGDIGIVAAKKYDIEAWSPREKKYFEVHSGSNCTSYQAVRLNVKYRKKNSMDKEYVHTLNSTAIATGRALRAIIENFQTEKGTIKVPKVLQPYMNGIKEIPSEKKAKPMKGKAKKKARKK
- a CDS encoding LAGLIDADG family homing endonuclease — translated: MNEEINASECELIGAIIGDGHIHKKGPKYYVGVTGNIQTDKKYFGYLSNLIKKTWNKSPQIRKRAGGLRLRFYSKEVVERLIKKFSLPFNLGKCYKVKIPDVIASDWGLLRHTIRGIADTDGSVFTANKPGSPNYPSIEITTTSRFLASQLRNILNKQGFKVAKIWGYKSKVSRYPAYKIPLNGRKNLEKWLKEIGFSNPYKLNKALNAL
- a CDS encoding tRNA (cytidine(56)-2'-O)-methyltransferase, coding for MVKEVAVLRLGHRIERDKRVSSHCALVARALGAREIIFSGEEDKKLIESIKDVVNRWGGKFKVSYSRRHEKEAEEYKKKKFKIVHLTMYGLAIQKEIKKIRKHQKIMVIVGAEKVPKQFYKLSDYNVSVSSQPHSEIAALAVFLHELFKGKELEKKFSKPKISIKPSIKGKEFIKYKK